One segment of Brassica napus cultivar Da-Ae chromosome C3, Da-Ae, whole genome shotgun sequence DNA contains the following:
- the LOC125582995 gene encoding uncharacterized protein LOC125582995 produces the protein MVRKTRAQQYADNDDDDIPATRQSIIDLQSQITHLVDAVAALTTQQNAAAQRHHRNDQVSLHNDSDDDNNNPFAPLRQQRPRRRNHNAYESDSDNEHDDSSWKKAFKLEIPEFKGSIVAEDLLDWLVTVDEILEFKDIPLDRCVPMIATRFRDRAAAWWAQTKTTRARLGKTKITTWEKLKREMKKNFLPYNYEQLMFQKLQNLHQGSRSVDDYATEFFKMINRVEIQDSKQQLVMRFVGGLRQQIQFTLNLFCPQTISEAHQQALTVEAQNRNGYTPWELGHRQSACPNRNRRGLLLDSTGRDVEVIYDDSADEAIEELDADEGTLLMMRRTCLTPKIEDEFPQRKNIFSSRCTIKGKVCTFIIDSGSSENVIAESTVPKLDLVIEPHPSPYKLGWLHHGNELTVTHRTLVEFSVGDAYKDQIYCDLVPMDACHLLLRRPWEFDRRVIHDGYLNTYTFKFNGRTFTLKPTVQTIREAPSPPSQALSSSTQAPVLMLQRSPFENTLREEGIVFILITKPTNNDRFHAVPPAFANIVLEFADVFPEDLSTGLPPLRDIQHLIDFIPDSSLPNRSHYRMSPSEHEELRRHVEELVSKGFLPESLSPCPVPALLIPKKDGSWRMCVDSRAINKITIRYCFPILRLDDLLDQIGTATIFTKLDLKSGYHHIRINPGDEWKTAFKTQEGLFEWLVMPFGLSNAPSTFM, from the exons ATGGTCCGTAAGACTCGTGCTCAGCAATACGCTGATAACGATGACGACGACATCCCCGCTACTCGACAATCTATCATCGACCTCCAGTCACAAATCACTCATCTTGTTGATGCTGTTGCCGCTTTGACAACTCAACAAAACGCCGCTGCTCAACGTCACCATCGCAATGACCAAGTCTCGCTACACAACGATTCCGATGATGACAACAATAACCCCTTCGCTCCGCTAAGACAACAACGACCTCGCCGTCGCAACCACAACGCGTATGAATCAGATTCCGACAATGAACATGATGATTCTTCATGGAAAAAAGCTTTTAAGCTTGAGATACCCGAGTTCAAAGGCTCCATCGTCGCAGAAGATTTATTGGATTGGCTTGTGACAGTTGATGAGATACTCGAATTCAAAGATATTCCACTCGACCGCTGTGTTCCCATGATTGCAACACGGTTTCGCGACCGCGCTGCTGCTTGGTGGGCTCAAACCAAGACGACTCGCGCACGGTTAGGGAAAACAAAGATCACCACTTGGGAAAAATTGAAACGTGAGATGAAAAAGAACTTCTTACCTTATAATTACGAGCAATTGATGTTCCAAAAACTACAGAATCTACACCAAGGATCACGAAGTGTTGATGACTATGCCACTGAATTCTTTAAGATGATCAATCGCGTCGAAATCCAAGATTCTAAACAACAACTCGTCATGAGGTTCGTGGGCGGCCTTCGACAACAGATTCAATTTACACTTAACCTCTTCTGTCCTCAGACCATATCCGAAGCACACCAACAAGCATTAACCGTAGAAGCACAAAATCGCAATGGATACACACCATGGG AGCTCGGTCATCGACAATCCGCATGTCCAAACCGTAACCGTCGCGGTCTACTTCTCGATTCTACGGGTCGTGACGTTGAAGTGATCTATGATGACAGCGCTGATGAAGCCATAGAAGAATTAGACGCAGACGAAGGAACTCTCCTAATGATGCGTCGTACTTGCCTCACACCAAAGATCGAAGACGAATTCCCGCAacgcaaaaacatattttcttcCCGATGCACGATTAAGGGCAAGGTCTGCACATTCATTATTGATTCAGGCAGCAGTGAGAATGTCATTGCCGAGTCGACAGTTCCCAAACTTGATCTCGTAATCGAGCCACATCCATCACCGTACAAGCTTGGTTGGTTACACCATGGTAACGAACTCACTGTTACCCATAGAACCTTGGTTGAATTTTCAGTGGGTGATGCGTACAAGGATCAAATCTATTGTGACCTGGTCCCAATGGATGCTTGCCACCTTTTACTGAGAAGACCATGGGAGTTTGACCGCCGTGTTATACATGATGGTTATCTTAATACATATACATTCAAATTCAATGGTCGAACCTTCACACTCAAGCCAACGGTTCAAACAATACGCGAAGCTCCATCACCACCATCGCAAGCGCTTTCGTCATCAACACAGGCTCCGGTTCTGATGTTACAACGTTCACCATTCGAAAACACTTTGCGGGAAGAAGGGATAGTCTTCATACTCATCACCAAACCAACGAACAATGATCGTTTTCACGCTGTACCACCAGCCTTTGCTAACATTGTCCTTGAGTTTGCTGACGTCTTTCCAGAAGATCTTTCGACCGGACTACCGCCGCTTCGTGATATTCAACATCTCATTGACTTCATCCCTGATTCATCTTTACCTAACCGGTCGCATTACAGGATGAGCCCAAGCGAGCATGAGGAGTTACGCCGGCATGTCGAAGAACTCGTGTCCAAAGGTTTTCTTCCTGAGAGTCTCAGCCCTTGCCCCGTTCCTGCGCTACTTATACCTAAGAAGGACGGCTCTTGGCGTATGTGCGTTGATAGCAGAGCAATAAATAAAATCACCATTCGTTATTGCTTTCCGATTCTACGTTTAGATGATTTACTTGACCAGATTGGCACAGCTACAATTTTTACCAAGCTGGATCTGAAAAGCGGCTATCATCATATTCGTATCAATCCCGGGGATGAGTGGAAAACGGCGTTTAAAACTCAAGAAGGGCTTTTtgagtggcttgtcatgccTTTCGGGTTATCTAATGCTCCTAGTACATTCATGTAA
- the LOC106406158 gene encoding topless-related protein 4-like has protein sequence MSSLSRELVFLILQFLDEEKFKDTVHRLEKESGFYFNMRYFEDSVTAGEWDDVEKYLSGFTKVDDNRYSMKIFFEIRKQKYLEALDKKDNAKAVEILVKELKVFSTFNEELFKEITMLLTLTNFRENEQLSKYGDTKSARGIMLGELKKLIEANPLFRDKLQFPTLKNSRLRTLINQSLNWQHQLCKNPRPNPDIKTLFIDHSCGHPNGSHVASPATNHLMGSAPKVGGFPPLGAHGPFQPTPAPLTTSLAGWMPNPSVSHPTVSAGPIGLGAPNSAVSMLKHPRTPPTNSLAMDYQTADSESVLKRPRPFGISDGVNNLPVNVLPVTYPGQSHSHAAYSTDDLPKNVSRVLSQGSAIKSMDFHPVQQTMLLVGTNVGDIAIWEVGSRDKLVSRSFKVWDLASCTANLQASLASEYTAAANRVVWSPDGGLLGVAYSKHIVHIYSYHGGNDLRNHLEVDAHAGNVNDLAFSLPNQQLCFVTCGEDKTIKVWDAVTGNKLHTFEGHDAPVYSVCPHQKENIQFIFSTAVDGKIKAWLYDNMGSRVDYDAPGRSCTAMAYCADGTRLFSCGTSKEGESFIVEWNESEGAVKRTYHGLGKRSVGVVQFDTMKNKFLVAGDEFQVKFWDMDSVDLLTTTHADGGLPSSPCLRINKEGTLLAVSTTENGIKILANAEGSRILHSMANRGLESSRAPLGSVAKGPIVGAFGTPSSSTGMSLSMADRSGPGASVTGMNGDNRSLPDVKPRIPDDAEKSKIWKLTEISERSHLRTLRLPDSLIQARVVKLIYTNSGSAILALAENALHKLWKWQKNERNLLGKANSNIPPQLWQPSSGVVMTNDTREGSKEDVVPCFALSKNDSYVMSASGGKISLFNMMTFKTMTTFMAPPPAATSLAFHPQDNNIIAIGMDDSSIQIYNVRVDEVKSKLKGHQKRVTGLAFSNVLNVLVSSGADSQLCVWSMDGWEKQASKQIQIPNGHSPNPLAHTRVQFHQDQTHVLVVHASQLAIYEAPKLESMKQWIPKESSGSVTDAVYSCDSQSIYAAFDDGSVSILTATTLQLKCRIGPNSYLPSNPSSRVYPATIAAHPSEPNQFAVGLTDGGVHVIEPPGPEGKWGMSPPPENGAGPSVSAAPGSDQQPR, from the exons ATGTCGTCGCTCAGCAGAGAACTCGTCTTTTTGATTCTCCAGTTTCTCGACGAAGAGAAATTCAAAGACACTGTTCACAg GTTGGAGAAGGAGTCTGGGTTTTACTTCAACATGAGGTACTTTGAAGACAGTGTGACCGCTGGTGAATGGGACGATGTCGAGAAGTACCTTTCTGGTTTCACTAAGGTTGATGATAACCGTTACTCTATGAAGATCTTTTTCGAGATTCGTAAGCAGAAGTACCTTGAAGCACTTGATAA gAAAGATAATGCCAAGGCAGTTGAAATCCTTGTTAAGGAGTTGAAAGTGTTCTCCACGTTCAATGAAGAGCTTTTTAAGGAGATCACCATGCTTTTAACCTTGACGAACTTCAG GGAAAATGAGCAGCTTTCCAAGTATGGGGATACCAAGTCTGCAAGAGGTATTATGCTGGGGGAACTTAAGAAACTGATTGAGGCAAATCCTCTCTTCCGGGACAAACTTCAGTTTCCAACTTTGAAGAATTCAAGATTGAGAACCTTAATAAACCAAAG TTTGAACTGGCAGCATCAGCTTTGCAAGAATCCAAGGCCTAACCCGGATATAAAAACACTCTTTATTGACCATAGTTGTGGGCATCCAAATGGTTCACATGTTGCTTCCCCTGCAACTAATCATTTAATGGGTTCAGCCCCTAAAGTTGGAGGCTTCCCACCATTAGGTGCTCATGGT CCATTTCAGCCAACACCTGCTCCTCTTACAACGTCCCTTGCTGGATGGATGCCTAATCCATCTGTATCACACCCTACTGTTTCTGCTGGGCCTATCGGCCTAGGAGCCCCCAACAGTGCTG TGTCTATGCTAAAGCATCCCAGGACTCCTCCGACTAATAGCCTTGCAATGGATTATCAGACAGCAGATTCTGAAAGTGTATTGAAGAGACCCAGACCTTTTGGTATATCAGACGGG GTTAATAATCTTCCGGTCAATGTCTTGCCAGTCACATATCCAGGGCAAAGCCATTCCCATGCAGCTTATTCTACTGATGACTTACCCAAAAATGTTAGCAGGGTTTTGAGTCAGGGTTCTGCCATTAAGAGCATGGATTTTCATCCTGTACAACAAACGATGCTTCTTG TTGGCACCAATGTTGGTGATATTGCAATATGGGAGGTGGGTAGCAGGGACAAGCTTGTTTCTAGAAGCTTTAAAGTTTGGGATCTTGCTTCCTGTACTGCGAATCTTCAG GCTTCACTTGCTAGCGAGTATACTGCAGCAGCAAACCGAGTTGTTTGGAGTCCTGATGGAGGGCTTCTGG GTGTCGCATATTCTAAGCATATTGTGCATATATATTCATACCATGGCGGCAATGATCTACGGAATCATCTAGAG GTTGATGCTCATGCTGGTAATGTCAACGATCTTGCTTTCTCCCTGCCAAACCAGCAGTTGTGTTTTGTGACTTGTGGAGAAGACAAGACAATAAAG GTCTGGGATGCTGTTACTGGAAATAAATTGCACACATTTGAAGGTCATGATGCACCTGTTTATTCCGTGTGCCCACACCAGAAAGAGAATATTCAG TTTATATTCTCAACTGCTGTTGATGGGAAAATAAAGGCTTGGTTATATGACAACATGGGTTCTAGAGTGGATTATGATGCCCCCGGTAGATCTTGCACGGCAATGGCATATTGTGCTGATGGAACTAG ATTGTTCTCTTGTGGTACTAGTAAGGAGGGGGAATCATTCATTGTTGAATGGAATGAAAGTGAGGGAGCTGTGAAGCGGACTTACCATGGACTGGGGAAACGGTCTGTGGGGGTTGTTCAGTTTGATACCATGAAGAATAAATTTTTGGTAGCTGGTGATGAGTTCCAAGTCAAATTCTGGGATATGGATAGTGTTGATCTCTTGACTACAACACATGCAGACGGGGGATTGCCG TCTTCCCCTTGCTTAAGGATCAATAAAGAAGGAACTCTGCTGGCTGTCTCAACTACTGAGAATGGAATTAAGATACTAGCGAATGCTGAAGGTTCCAGAATTTTACACTCAATGGCAAACCGTGGCCTTGAAAGCTCTAGAGCTCCTCTTGGGTCAGTTGCAAAG GGTCCTATTGTTGGAGCATTTGGAACTCCAAGTTCAAGCACTGGAATGAGTCTATCAATGGCTGATAGAAGTGGACCAGGGGCTTCTGTTACTGGAATG AATGGAGATAATCGCAGTCTGCCAGATGTCAAACCACGAATCCCTGATGATGCAGAGAAATCAAAGATTTGGAAGCTGACAGAGATCAGCGAACGTTCTCATCTTCGTACTCTGCGGCTTCCTGACAGCCTGATACAAGCAAGA GTTGTTAAgttaatatatacaaattctGGAAGTGCTATATTGGCATTGGCTGAAAATGCTTTGCATAAACTATGGAAATGGCAAAAGAATGAGCGGAATCTCTTGGGAAAG GCCAATAGCAATATCCCACCACAGCTTTGGCAGCCATCTAGTGGAGTTGTAATGACAAATGACACACGCGAGGGAAGCAAAGAGGATGTAGTTCCATGCTTTGCGCTCTCAAAGAATGATTCCTATGTCATGTCAGCTTCTGGAGGAAAAATTTCCTTGTTCAACATGATGACTTTTAAG ACGATGACCACATTCATGGCGCCTCCTCCAGCAGCGACTTCCCTTGCCTTCCATCCCCAAGACAATAACATTATTGCCATTGGAATGGACGACTCTTCTATTCAAATCTACAATGTCAGAGTGGATGAG GTTAAAAGTAAACTGAAAGGTCATCAGAAGAGAGTGACTGGTTTAGCATTCTCAAACGTTCTAAATGTACTTGTTTCGTCTGGTGCTGATTCCCAG CTTTGTGTATGGAGCATGGATGGATGGGAAAAGCAAGCTAGCAAACAGATACAAATTCCCAACGGGCATTCGCCAAACCCACTTGCTCATACACGCGTTCAGTTCCATCAAGACCAGACACATGTTCTTGTGGTCCATGCCAGCCAGTTAGCTATATATGAGGCTCCTAAATTAGAGAGCATGAAGCAG TGGATCCCGAAGGAATCAAGTGGTTCAGTGACGGATGCTGTATACTCGTGTGATAGCCAGTCAATCTACGCAGCCTTTGACGATGGAAGTGTGAGTATCTTGACGGCTACGACATTGCAACTGAAGTGCCGCATTGGTCCCAACTCATATTTGCCTTCAAATCCGAG CTCGAGAGTATATCCAGCCACCATCGCTGCCCATCCCTCTGAACCAAATCAATTTGCAGTTGGACTAACAGATGGTGGTGTTCACGTGATCGAACCACCAGGACCAGAAGGGAAGTGGGGGATGTCTCCACCGCCAGAGAACGGTGCAGGACCAAGTGTCTCCGCAGCACCAGGATCAGATCAACAGCCGAGGTGA
- the LOC106402722 gene encoding PTI1-like tyrosine-protein kinase At3g15890, giving the protein MQLFSSCCGRGSAGDKEAKTEPPRKIFSLKELHAATNSFNYDNKLGEGRFSSVYWGQLSDGSQIAVKRLKSWTNREDINFTLVVEILSRIRHKNLLSVRGYCNEGQERLLVYEYMPNLSLVSHLHGQHSAECILDCNKRIKIAITSAQAIAYLHHHATPRVVHGDVRASNVLLDSEFEARVTDFGYGKLMPEDEAKSNNNNNGYLSPECVASEAGDVYSFGILLLELVSGKRAKLGLTEWVLPLVYERKFGEIVDQRVKEEDVGEGLKKVVLVGLLCAQREAEMRPTMSQVVEMLMNESKEKMSELECNPLFKKPCSSGDENHREDQEGADVITEEKDDHHQQQE; this is encoded by the exons ATGCAACTTTTTAGTAGCTGTTGTGGAAGAGGATCTGCTGG GGACAAGGAAGCAAAGACAGAGCCACCTCGTAAGATATTCTCACTAAAGGAGCTTCACGCCGCCACAAACAGTTTCAACTACGACAACAAACTCGGTGAAGGACGGTTCAGCAGTGTGTATTGGGGTCAGCTCTCAGATGGTTCACAA ATTGCAGTCAAGAGATTAAAGTCATGGACCAACAGAGAAGATATAAACTTCACTCTCGTAGTCGAGATTCTTTCACGTATCCGTCACAAGAACTTGCTGAGTGTTCGTGGTTACTGTAACGAAGGTCAAGAACGTCTTCTTGTGTATGAGTACATGCCGAACTTGAGCTTGGTTTCGCATCTTCATGGTCAGCATTCAGCTGAGTGCATTCTGGATTGTAACAAGAGGATCAAGATTGCTATAACCTCTGCTCAGGCCATTGC GTACCTACACCATCACGCAACGCCGCGTGTAGTCCACGGTGATGTGAGAGCTAGCAATGTGTTGCTAGACTCTGAGTTTGAAGCTCGGGTTACGGATTTTGGATATGGTAAACTGATGCCAGAAGATGAAGccaaaagtaataataataacaatggGTATCTCTCACCAGAGTGTGTTGCATCAGAAGCAGGTGACGTGTACAGTTTTGGTATCTTGTTGCTTGAGCTGGTTAGTGGCAAGAGAGCAAAGCTGGGTCTAACGGAGTGGGTGTTGCCACTTGTTTACGAGAGGAAGTTCGGTGAAATAGTGGATCAGAGGGTGAAAGAGGAGGACGTGGGAGAAGGGTTGAAGAAAGTGGTTTTGGTTGGTCTGTTGTGTGCTCAGAGAGAGGCGGAGATGAGACCAACAATGTCTCAAGTGGTGGAGATGTTGATGAATGAATCAAAGGAGAAGATGTCTGAACTTGAATGTAATCCTCTCTTCAAGAAACCGTGTAGTAGCGGCGACGAAAACCATAGAGAGGATCAGGAGGGTGCAGATGTGATCACAGAAGAGAAGGAtgatcatcatcaacaacaagaGTAG
- the LOC106406646 gene encoding nuclear transcription factor Y subunit B-3 — protein sequence MADSDNDSGGHKDGGSASSREQDRFLPIANVSRIMKKALPANAKISKDAKETVQECVSEFISFVTGEASDKCQREKRKTINGDDLLWAMTTLGFEDYVEPLKVYLQKYREVEGERTTTGKQVDKEGGAGGNGNSSGGGGGGYNGGGRATAGGGMYGGIVTMGNHHQGHVYGGGMHHTQQSGSARAD from the coding sequence ATGGCGGATTCCGACAACGATTCAGGCGGCCACAAGGACGGAGGCAGCGCATCGTCGCGTGAGCAGGATAGGTTTCTCCCGATCGCGAACGTGAGTCGGATCATGAAGAAAGCGTTGCCGGCGAACGCCAAAATCTCCAAGGACGCGAAGGAGACGGTGCAGGAGTGCGTATCCGAGTTCATAAGCTTCGTCACCGGAGAGGCATCCGACAAGTGtcagagagagaagaggaagacGATCAACGGCGACGATCTTCTATGGGCGATGACGACGCTAGGGTTCGAGGATTACGTGGAGCCGTTGAAGGTTTACCTGCAGAAGTACAGGGAGGTGGAAGGGGAGAGGACGACCACGGGGAAACAGGTGGATAAGGAAGGTGGAGCTGGAGGAAATGGGAACTCTAgtggcggcggaggaggaggatacAATGGTGGAGGACGTGCGACGGCGGGAGGAGGGATGTACGGTGGGATTGTGACGATGGGGAATCATCATCAAGGACACGTGTACGGTGGAGGGATGCATCACACGCAGCAAAGCGGGTCCGCACGTGCTGATTAG